The following proteins are encoded in a genomic region of Pelodictyon phaeoclathratiforme BU-1:
- the bchF gene encoding 2-vinyl bacteriochlorophyllide hydratase, with the protein MARYTPEQLVKRNASVWTDIQIILAPIQFLFFVGGVTTTALYANGLFVTSFYWVSVVILFKTLFFALLFITGMFFEKEVFDKWVYSKEFLWEDIGSTIAAAFHLLYFVMAYLGYPEHVLIWEAFLAYFTYVLNALQYLIRIILEKLNERKLRIDGQI; encoded by the coding sequence ATGGCCCGTTATACTCCGGAACAGCTTGTCAAAAGAAATGCTTCTGTTTGGACCGATATTCAGATTATTCTTGCCCCGATCCAATTCCTCTTTTTTGTCGGTGGAGTTACCACTACAGCCCTGTATGCAAACGGTTTGTTTGTCACCAGTTTTTACTGGGTCAGTGTGGTTATTCTTTTTAAAACGCTTTTTTTTGCCCTGCTTTTCATCACTGGTATGTTTTTTGAGAAGGAGGTTTTCGATAAATGGGTTTATTCAAAAGAGTTTCTGTGGGAAGATATCGGGAGCACGATTGCGGCGGCGTTTCATCTGCTCTATTTTGTCATGGCCTACCTTGGTTATCCTGAGCATGTTCTTATCTGGGAAGCCTTTCTCGCCTATTTTACCTATGTGCTCAATGCGCTGCAGTATCTGATCAGGATTATTCTTGAAAAACTCAATGAACGGAAGCTGCGGATTGATGGTCAGATCTGA
- a CDS encoding RNA-directed DNA polymerase, producing MKRQGQLLEEIADLKNLYEAFYKAQKGKVSKHYVGAYKKQLPQNLQRLQQQLFSGEVETGGYHTFTIYDPKKRLICATPFSQRVLHHALMNVCHASFEKQQIVTSFASRPGKGTYAALDKAREYHRHFRWFLKLDVRKYFESIDHSILKQQLYRMFKDKNVLLMFDNIIDSYATEAGKSVPIGNLTSQYFANHYLLVADYYVKQRLCIPAYVRYMDDMVLWHHDKEALLEAGYRLQDYLARELRLQLKPFCLNESRKGLPFLGYLLFPGSVRLARRSKKRFIQKSWLYEGYLQTGRWSQKEFANHAMPMVACTEYANAREFRKNVYSAMVAIEENGHQSWVRTV from the coding sequence ATGAAACGTCAGGGGCAGTTGCTTGAAGAGATTGCTGATCTGAAGAATCTCTATGAGGCATTCTACAAGGCGCAAAAAGGCAAAGTTTCCAAACACTATGTAGGCGCCTATAAGAAGCAGTTGCCGCAAAATTTGCAACGGCTGCAACAGCAACTCTTTTCGGGAGAAGTCGAAACGGGAGGGTATCACACCTTCACTATTTACGATCCCAAAAAACGGCTGATTTGCGCCACCCCTTTTTCGCAGCGGGTTCTGCACCATGCCTTGATGAATGTCTGCCATGCCTCGTTCGAAAAGCAGCAGATTGTCACCAGTTTTGCCAGCCGCCCCGGAAAAGGTACCTATGCGGCGCTCGACAAGGCAAGGGAGTATCATCGCCACTTCCGTTGGTTCTTGAAACTTGATGTTCGCAAATATTTTGAGAGCATTGACCACTCAATTCTGAAACAGCAGCTTTATCGCATGTTCAAAGACAAGAATGTGCTGTTGATGTTCGACAACATAATTGACAGCTACGCTACCGAAGCCGGTAAAAGTGTTCCGATTGGCAACCTGACCAGCCAGTATTTTGCCAACCACTATTTGTTGGTCGCCGATTATTATGTCAAACAAAGACTGTGCATTCCAGCCTATGTCCGCTATATGGACGATATGGTGTTATGGCATCATGATAAAGAGGCATTGCTCGAAGCTGGATACCGCCTTCAGGACTATCTTGCAAGGGAGTTGCGGCTTCAGCTCAAACCCTTTTGTTTGAACGAAAGTAGAAAAGGGTTGCCCTTTTTGGGCTATCTGCTCTTTCCGGGCTCTGTGCGCCTTGCCCGACGAAGCAAAAAACGCTTTATCCAGAAATCCTGGCTTTATGAAGGTTACCTGCAAACAGGGCGATGGTCACAAAAAGAGTTTGCAAACCATGCGATGCCAATGGTCGCTTGTACTGAATACGCCAATGCAAGAGAATTCAGAAAAAATGTGTACTCTGCAATGGTGGCCATTGAAGAAAACGGGCATCAGTCGTGGGTTCGAACCGTGTAA
- a CDS encoding bifunctional aldolase/short-chain dehydrogenase: MQNLWNDADLQCSVKEQCSSTGVQTELAELVYASRLLGSESSLVMHGGGNTSVKCELVDMVGNRAEVLLIKASGVDLSRVTGCDYTPLRLVPLRKLGELFSRNDLMSEEALRRFSTKEFKHLLLLNMFSLTDHMAEHRLTPSIETLLHAFLPHRFIFHTHSFALLTLSNQPDGERLCRETLGESFGSVPYIKPGLGLARSAALVYEQNPEMKGLVLQKHGLVTFGATAREAYCRMIDAVSTLEERIAAAGRKTFPSVILPAEIAPVEVVAPVIRGACVDEKAPGTREYHQFILDFRTSPAILDYVNSADLAAMSQKGSMTPDFIVRTKNRPLVVPAPDAGDIAGFKVAVHEAVQRYCREYIDYFNTQQQAAADMKVTMLDPLPRVVLVPGLGLFGLGRNAESAAVNADIATGTALAILDAESVGTFESISDREAFEIEYWDMEQAKMTKVTHDVFAGKIVMVTGAASGIGLATAKAFRQRGAELVLLDLTREALDRAAEEFGGNVLTLTCDVTSRSDVRAAFDVACRRFGGVDIIVSNVGAAIQGRIGEVSDELLRKSFEINFFSHHSIAQEAVRVMKLQGTGGVLLFNVSKQAVNPGPDFGPYGLAKAATMFLVRQYALDHGRDGIRSNGINADRIRSGLLTAEMIKARSAARGLSEREYMAGNLLQLEVTAEDVAEAFVHLALEIRTTGSITTVDGGNIAAALR; the protein is encoded by the coding sequence ATGCAGAACCTATGGAATGACGCAGATCTTCAGTGCTCCGTCAAAGAGCAGTGCAGCTCAACCGGGGTACAGACAGAACTTGCAGAGCTGGTCTATGCCTCCCGTCTGCTTGGCAGCGAAAGTTCGCTGGTGATGCATGGCGGGGGGAATACTTCCGTGAAATGTGAGCTGGTTGATATGGTTGGCAACCGGGCTGAAGTGCTGTTGATCAAGGCGAGCGGTGTTGATTTGAGCCGTGTTACCGGTTGTGATTACACGCCACTCCGGCTGGTGCCGTTGCGTAAGCTGGGGGAGCTTTTCAGCCGCAACGATCTGATGAGTGAAGAGGCTCTTCGGCGTTTTTCAACCAAAGAGTTCAAGCATCTCCTGCTCCTGAATATGTTCAGTTTGACTGATCATATGGCCGAGCATCGGTTGACTCCTTCAATTGAGACTCTCCTTCACGCTTTTCTGCCGCATCGCTTTATTTTTCATACTCATTCGTTTGCCCTGCTCACCCTCAGCAATCAGCCCGATGGCGAAAGGCTCTGCCGTGAGACTCTTGGTGAGAGCTTTGGTTCTGTGCCCTATATCAAGCCTGGCCTTGGCCTTGCCCGTTCGGCAGCTCTGGTTTATGAGCAAAACCCGGAGATGAAGGGGCTTGTGTTGCAGAAGCATGGTCTGGTAACGTTTGGCGCTACGGCGAGGGAGGCCTATTGCCGAATGATTGATGCGGTCAGTACGCTTGAAGAGCGGATTGCCGCAGCCGGAAGAAAGACCTTTCCATCCGTCATCTTGCCAGCAGAGATTGCCCCGGTTGAGGTGGTGGCTCCTGTCATCAGGGGCGCCTGTGTTGATGAAAAGGCGCCGGGTACGCGTGAGTACCATCAGTTTATTCTTGATTTCCGTACTTCTCCCGCCATTCTTGACTATGTGAACAGCGCTGATCTTGCTGCCATGAGTCAGAAGGGTTCCATGACCCCTGATTTTATTGTCCGGACGAAAAACAGGCCGCTTGTTGTTCCTGCTCCCGATGCGGGGGATATTGCAGGATTCAAGGTTGCGGTGCATGAGGCTGTGCAGCGTTATTGTCGGGAGTATATCGACTATTTCAATACCCAGCAGCAGGCTGCTGCCGATATGAAGGTAACCATGCTTGATCCACTGCCAAGAGTGGTGCTTGTTCCCGGTCTCGGGCTGTTTGGCCTTGGCAGGAATGCGGAATCGGCTGCAGTTAATGCCGATATTGCAACGGGTACTGCTCTGGCCATTCTTGATGCTGAATCGGTTGGCACCTTTGAATCCATCAGCGATCGTGAAGCTTTTGAGATCGAGTATTGGGATATGGAGCAGGCCAAGATGACCAAGGTTACGCATGATGTTTTTGCCGGTAAAATTGTTATGGTTACCGGGGCGGCAAGTGGTATTGGTCTGGCAACGGCTAAAGCTTTCCGTCAGAGAGGGGCCGAGCTGGTGCTTCTTGATCTGACTCGTGAAGCGCTCGATCGTGCAGCGGAGGAGTTTGGCGGCAATGTTCTTACCCTCACCTGTGACGTAACTTCACGCTCAGATGTTCGTGCAGCTTTCGATGTCGCCTGTCGCCGGTTTGGAGGCGTGGACATTATTGTCTCCAATGTGGGAGCTGCCATCCAGGGGCGCATCGGTGAGGTCTCTGATGAGTTGCTGCGCAAAAGTTTTGAAATAAACTTTTTTTCACACCACTCCATTGCCCAGGAGGCTGTCAGGGTGATGAAACTTCAGGGTACGGGCGGTGTGCTGTTGTTCAATGTTTCAAAACAGGCTGTCAATCCAGGTCCGGACTTTGGCCCTTACGGTCTGGCGAAAGCGGCGACCATGTTTCTTGTACGGCAATATGCGCTTGATCACGGTCGCGATGGTATTCGTTCAAATGGTATCAATGCTGACCGCATTCGCAGTGGTCTGCTTACCGCGGAGATGATCAAAGCCCGCTCAGCGGCACGTGGCTTGAGTGAGAGGGAGTATATGGCCGGAAACCTGCTGCAGCTTGAGGTAACGGCAGAGGATGTTGCCGAGGCATTTGTTCATCTTGCGCTTGAAATCAGGACGACCGGTTCAATTACTACAGTGGATGGCGGTAATATTGCAGCCGCGCTTCGCTGA
- a CDS encoding SUMF1/EgtB/PvdO family nonheme iron enzyme, producing MGSNRVIRGGSWNNDAENCRSAYRNNNTPDNRNNNVGFRPVFVP from the coding sequence GTGGGTTCGAACCGTGTAATTCGTGGCGGGAGCTGGAACAACGATGCCGAGAACTGTCGGTCGGCGTATCGGAACAACAACACCCCCGACAACCGGAACAACAACGTGGGCTTCCGCCCGGTTTTCGTCCCGTAG
- a CDS encoding HEPN domain-containing protein has product MGLHKDIDYRLELARGFLQEAEQDYALGRWRACVSGSILVLENTGLAVLMLFGVSPLTHKPGKHLSQLIMEGTVTKEVAALIEQILPDFEKYDSHEKMLARYGNESSYQLPWALFHEEEGITAIEAARKSMRVSSELAELVQ; this is encoded by the coding sequence ATGGGATTGCATAAGGATATTGACTATCGGCTTGAACTCGCCCGCGGGTTCTTGCAGGAGGCGGAGCAGGATTACGCTCTCGGGCGCTGGCGTGCCTGTGTTTCGGGCTCCATACTTGTTCTTGAAAATACCGGTCTTGCTGTATTAATGCTTTTTGGTGTCTCACCGTTGACCCATAAGCCGGGCAAGCATTTATCACAACTGATAATGGAAGGTACGGTCACCAAAGAGGTTGCTGCCTTGATTGAACAGATTTTGCCTGATTTTGAAAAATATGATTCCCATGAAAAGATGCTGGCGAGGTATGGCAACGAGTCGTCATACCAGCTTCCCTGGGCGCTCTTTCATGAAGAGGAGGGTATCACGGCTATTGAGGCTGCCCGCAAGTCGATGCGTGTGAGTTCCGAACTGGCTGAATTGGTTCAGTAA
- the lptE gene encoding LPS assembly lipoprotein LptE: protein MLKAAAPIITLFVLVLATLQGCYSFAGSSLPAHLKTIAIPVFEDRSAAGIAQLRGELTGSLVNRIESQSPLRVTPSLARADALLEGALISFSDAPSQLSSITERAMTNRVTLVVQVTMVDRVKKTAMFTQSFVGFSDYRTGDPVGQQEALRFCVDQIIDEIFDRVVSGW, encoded by the coding sequence ATGCTGAAAGCTGCTGCACCGATAATCACGCTGTTTGTTCTTGTTCTGGCAACCCTTCAGGGCTGTTACAGCTTTGCAGGTTCATCGCTGCCTGCACATCTGAAAACGATTGCCATTCCGGTGTTTGAAGATCGCAGCGCAGCCGGTATCGCGCAGCTCAGGGGGGAGTTGACCGGCTCTCTTGTCAATCGAATCGAGTCGCAAAGCCCTCTTCGCGTTACTCCCTCTCTGGCTCGTGCCGATGCGTTGCTGGAAGGTGCCCTTATCTCCTTTTCTGATGCTCCGAGCCAGCTTTCGAGCATAACCGAGCGGGCGATGACGAATCGGGTTACGCTTGTTGTACAGGTTACAATGGTTGATCGGGTGAAAAAAACAGCGATGTTTACCCAATCATTTGTCGGATTTTCCGATTATCGTACTGGTGACCCTGTCGGCCAGCAGGAGGCGCTCCGATTTTGTGTTGACCAGATTATTGATGAGATTTTTGACAGGGTGGTTTCCGGCTGGTGA
- a CDS encoding SUMF1/EgtB/PvdO family nonheme iron enzyme → MALTWLHVSDFHLSNGAPYDQVVILRALVESVRRFREEGHVPDLIFATGDIAQNGKANEYDAATKFFDDLLEAAALNRDRLFIIPGNHDVDRKMGKWSHRHLDNAEEADEYFDPESTFPQLRDKFQAFSSWYNDYFKAIRSFPTNTTCSPVELVTINGLRLAVLPLNSALFCIDDHDHEKLFIGCRCLDAARKQFEAADLKVALIHHPLDWLSPFEQSNIEAVLEESVDLLLQGHFHQVAVKGIVSANGGYLKLAAGASYQTRQWPNTAMYVTFENSGVTIFPIRYEDKPGEKWTLDTSLYPSPSYTGSFVLPRRLGTGYDKDLLSKLSAPKAFIAYSWEDDNHKKWVADLATRLRHSGVETILDQWHAVPGDQLPDFMEKEIRNNDYVLIICTPKYRSKCDKRDGGAGYEGDIMTAEVFTTKNHRKFIPVLAKGSWDESAPSWLKGKFYVDLSTPVEDERDYPRLLAALLNSHPQPPPVMQRMPEIPFRLLSTTLPIVKVENRQQLFRNTNEQNAEYILIPGGSYLYSATEKEEQVSDIYFAKYPVTNQRYRDFIQFLQSDGSSQGVSVSVSSIREELKAIAKRNLWWPQLGDYLYEGKNDLAALFRSSFDGEAKFKGNNQPVVGVTWYAARAYCLWLSMLEGSTMRYRLPTEIEWEWAAGGIRQTTPQKVRDYPWPEEEGDISVRLANYNSTVGATTPVGSYPDGATPEGLYDMAGNVWEWTDSWWEEKKLSLRVLRGGCWRYDAEYCRSAYRGSCAPGNRRSNVGFRPVFVP, encoded by the coding sequence ATGGCTCTTACCTGGCTGCATGTTTCGGATTTCCATCTGAGCAATGGTGCTCCTTATGATCAGGTGGTTATACTTCGTGCTCTTGTTGAATCGGTCAGGCGATTCCGTGAAGAAGGGCATGTTCCTGACCTGATTTTTGCAACTGGTGATATTGCGCAAAACGGAAAGGCCAACGAGTATGATGCTGCCACGAAATTTTTCGATGATCTGCTCGAAGCCGCCGCTCTCAATCGCGATCGCCTTTTCATCATTCCCGGCAACCATGATGTTGACCGCAAAATGGGGAAATGGAGTCACCGCCATCTTGATAATGCTGAAGAAGCCGACGAGTACTTTGATCCTGAATCGACTTTTCCACAATTGAGAGATAAGTTTCAAGCATTCTCGTCATGGTATAACGACTATTTCAAAGCCATCCGCTCGTTCCCGACAAACACAACATGCAGTCCGGTAGAACTCGTAACGATCAACGGACTCCGTCTTGCCGTTCTGCCCCTGAACAGTGCGCTCTTCTGTATTGACGATCATGATCATGAGAAGCTCTTCATTGGTTGCCGATGTCTTGATGCGGCAAGGAAGCAGTTTGAAGCAGCCGATCTCAAAGTTGCCTTGATTCATCATCCTCTCGACTGGTTAAGCCCTTTTGAGCAATCAAACATTGAGGCTGTTCTTGAAGAGTCGGTTGATCTCCTGCTTCAAGGGCATTTCCATCAGGTTGCGGTTAAAGGTATTGTGTCAGCCAATGGTGGTTACTTGAAGCTTGCTGCAGGGGCCTCATATCAGACCCGACAGTGGCCAAACACAGCAATGTATGTCACCTTCGAAAACAGCGGGGTAACGATTTTTCCGATACGCTATGAGGACAAACCCGGTGAGAAATGGACGCTCGATACCAGTCTCTATCCTTCTCCATCATATACAGGGAGCTTTGTGCTTCCTCGCCGCCTTGGCACGGGTTATGATAAAGATCTCTTATCAAAATTGAGTGCACCAAAAGCTTTTATAGCTTATTCCTGGGAAGACGATAATCATAAAAAATGGGTTGCCGATCTTGCAACTCGCCTTCGTCACAGTGGTGTTGAAACTATTCTTGATCAATGGCATGCCGTGCCGGGAGATCAGCTTCCGGATTTTATGGAAAAGGAGATCCGCAATAATGATTATGTGCTGATTATTTGCACCCCAAAGTATCGTAGTAAATGCGATAAACGTGATGGTGGCGCCGGGTATGAGGGCGACATTATGACTGCCGAGGTTTTTACAACAAAAAATCATAGAAAATTTATTCCAGTACTTGCGAAAGGGAGCTGGGATGAAAGCGCTCCATCATGGTTGAAAGGTAAATTTTATGTTGATTTAAGCACCCCGGTAGAAGATGAACGCGACTATCCTCGTTTGCTTGCTGCACTCCTTAATTCACATCCCCAACCACCGCCCGTAATGCAACGTATGCCTGAGATTCCTTTCAGGCTACTTTCGACAACGCTACCGATTGTGAAGGTTGAAAATCGCCAGCAATTGTTTCGAAATACGAATGAACAGAATGCAGAGTATATCCTGATCCCGGGTGGGAGTTACCTTTATTCCGCAACAGAGAAGGAGGAACAAGTGTCTGATATTTATTTTGCCAAGTATCCCGTGACCAACCAACGTTATCGTGATTTTATACAATTTTTGCAGTCAGATGGTTCGTCTCAAGGCGTTTCTGTATCGGTCTCATCTATCAGGGAAGAGCTTAAGGCAATTGCAAAACGAAACCTCTGGTGGCCACAGTTGGGAGATTATCTTTATGAGGGTAAAAACGACCTTGCCGCTTTGTTTCGATCAAGTTTCGATGGGGAAGCAAAATTTAAGGGTAATAATCAACCCGTGGTTGGTGTAACTTGGTATGCTGCCCGTGCATACTGTCTGTGGCTTTCAATGCTTGAAGGGAGTACTATGCGTTATAGGCTCCCAACGGAAATTGAGTGGGAGTGGGCTGCAGGAGGAATACGGCAAACGACTCCGCAGAAAGTTCGAGATTATCCCTGGCCGGAAGAAGAAGGAGATATCTCTGTTCGATTGGCCAATTACAATAGTACTGTTGGGGCAACAACACCGGTTGGCAGTTACCCCGATGGAGCAACACCCGAAGGGCTGTACGACATGGCTGGTAACGTATGGGAATGGACGGATAGTTGGTGGGAGGAAAAAAAGCTTTCGCTCCGTGTGCTTCGTGGCGGGTGCTGGCGCTACGATGCCGAGTACTGTCGGTCGGCGTATCGGGGCAGCTGCGCCCCCGGCAACCGGCGCAGCAACGTGGGCTTCCGCCCGGTTTTCGTCCCGTAG
- a CDS encoding addiction module protein, whose product MTAVAERIFKDALDLLPVERAELIEKLFQSFDCAARNAVDAAWAEEVESRFEALDRGEIKASSAEDVFARINQR is encoded by the coding sequence ATGACAGCAGTTGCAGAACGTATTTTCAAAGATGCTCTTGATTTGCTTCCTGTAGAGAGGGCTGAACTTATCGAAAAACTTTTTCAGAGTTTTGATTGTGCCGCACGCAATGCCGTAGATGCTGCGTGGGCAGAAGAGGTCGAATCTCGATTTGAGGCTTTAGACCGTGGTGAAATCAAAGCTTCATCAGCAGAAGATGTTTTTGCAAGGATCAATCAGAGATGA
- the lsrF gene encoding 3-hydroxy-5-phosphonooxypentane-2,4-dione thiolase — translation MAEYDKDKQAKEYYLDTPVNNYGFFLKGAHSLDWGMKNRLSRIFRPDTGKTVMLAIDHGYFQGPTTGLERPDVNIVPLMPYADAIMLTRGILRTTVPPTLTKAVVMRCSGGPSILKELSDEELAVDIEDAIRMNVVAITLQIFIGGEFETRSIHNMTRLVDMGLRYGIPTMAVTAVGKDMVRDAKYFRLACRMAAELGAQIVKTYYVPEDFDTITASCPVPIVMAGGKKLPELEALTMSRRAIDEGASGVDMGRNIFQSDAPLAMMKAVNKVVHEQMSPQDAFDYFNTIKAEG, via the coding sequence ATGGCGGAATACGATAAAGACAAGCAGGCCAAAGAGTATTATCTCGATACGCCGGTCAATAACTATGGATTTTTTCTTAAGGGGGCACACTCTCTTGATTGGGGAATGAAAAACCGCCTGTCGAGGATTTTCCGGCCAGATACCGGAAAAACGGTGATGCTTGCTATCGATCATGGCTATTTCCAGGGCCCGACTACTGGTCTGGAGCGTCCTGATGTCAATATTGTTCCGCTCATGCCTTACGCCGATGCAATTATGCTGACCCGTGGTATTTTGCGTACCACGGTTCCTCCAACTCTTACCAAGGCGGTCGTCATGCGCTGCAGCGGAGGCCCGAGTATTCTCAAGGAGCTCTCTGATGAAGAGCTTGCTGTTGATATTGAGGATGCCATTCGTATGAACGTTGTGGCAATCACCCTCCAGATATTTATTGGCGGTGAATTTGAGACCCGCTCGATTCACAATATGACAAGGCTTGTTGATATGGGGCTGCGTTATGGCATTCCAACCATGGCGGTGACTGCGGTTGGCAAGGATATGGTGCGCGATGCCAAATATTTCAGACTGGCCTGCAGGATGGCTGCCGAGCTTGGCGCCCAGATTGTTAAAACCTATTATGTGCCTGAAGATTTCGATACCATCACCGCTTCATGTCCGGTGCCGATTGTGATGGCCGGTGGAAAGAAGCTTCCTGAACTCGAAGCGCTTACGATGTCTCGCCGTGCAATTGATGAAGGCGCATCAGGTGTTGATATGGGGCGCAATATTTTCCAGAGTGATGCTCCCCTTGCGATGATGAAAGCGGTCAACAAGGTTGTTCATGAGCAGATGAGTCCGCAGGATGCCTTCGACTATTTCAATACCATAAAGGCTGAAGGATAA
- a CDS encoding SDR family NAD(P)-dependent oxidoreductase produces MGRLDEKVAVITGSTRGIGKAIAHEFVRQGAKVVITSSSNANVQAAVAEFPPGSAFGCVCDVVSAADMERLIDAATKRFGRIDCFINNAGISDPFMNITESDPERWGRVIDTNLKGTYNGCRAAISYFLREDIPGKIINMAGSGTDSGSNTPWMSAYGSTKAAIARFTYAVAAEYKHTGISVMLLHPGLVRTGMVSSDNPTPELSRQLATFSTILDIFAQSPSVAAKLAVQLASDWSDSKTGIYLSALRGRRKKWLLLTYPFRKMMNRIDRRTY; encoded by the coding sequence ATGGGGAGACTGGATGAGAAGGTTGCCGTCATTACCGGTTCAACCAGAGGAATCGGTAAAGCGATAGCTCATGAGTTTGTGCGCCAGGGCGCAAAGGTGGTTATAACCTCTTCTTCGAATGCCAATGTTCAGGCGGCTGTTGCGGAGTTTCCTCCGGGCAGCGCCTTCGGCTGTGTCTGTGATGTTGTTTCGGCTGCTGATATGGAGCGCCTGATTGATGCGGCGACAAAGAGGTTTGGCCGGATAGACTGTTTTATCAATAATGCGGGAATCTCTGATCCCTTCATGAACATTACAGAGAGTGATCCTGAGCGATGGGGAAGGGTTATTGATACCAATCTTAAGGGTACCTATAATGGCTGTCGTGCGGCAATCAGCTATTTTCTCAGGGAAGATATTCCAGGCAAGATTATCAATATGGCTGGTTCGGGCACAGACAGTGGCTCAAACACACCGTGGATGAGTGCCTACGGTTCCACCAAGGCTGCCATAGCCCGTTTTACCTATGCGGTTGCTGCGGAGTATAAACATACCGGGATCTCTGTCATGCTGCTCCATCCTGGTCTGGTGCGTACCGGGATGGTCAGTTCCGATAACCCGACACCTGAACTTTCCCGGCAGTTGGCCACCTTCAGTACCATTCTTGATATTTTTGCCCAGTCGCCGTCGGTCGCCGCAAAGCTTGCGGTACAGTTGGCTTCTGACTGGAGCGACTCCAAAACCGGTATCTATCTTTCCGCTCTTCGTGGAAGAAGAAAAAAATGGTTGCTCCTCACCTATCCCTTCCGTAAAATGATGAACAGGATTGACCGCCGAACCTATTAA
- a CDS encoding RuBisCO large subunit C-terminal-like domain-containing protein: MNTEDIKGFFASREQLDMADYLTLDYYLECVGDIETALAHFCSEQSTAQWKRVDHDEDFRPKYAARVISLTIEGELEALSYPVVHFETGPIHACRVTIAHPHRNFGAKLPNLLTAVCGEGVFFTPGVPVVKLLDIGFPEAYLRAFDGPKFGIDGIRDLLQAYDRPIFFGVVKPNIGLSPANFAEIAYQSWLGGLDIAKDDEMLADVDWSSLIERSRVLGEARARAEKETGEPKIYLANVTDEVDRLLEQHDIAVSNGANALLINALPVGLSAVRMLARHTKVPLIGHFPFIAAFSRMEKYGVHSRVMTKLQRLAGLDSIIMPGFGSRMMTPEEEVKDNIAECLQEFGHIRRSLPVPGGSDSALTLETVYRKVGSVDFGFVPGRGIFGHPMGPRAGAMSIRQAWEAIEQGISLETYAVGRPELEVMVDGINRKK; encoded by the coding sequence ATGAATACTGAGGATATAAAAGGTTTCTTTGCATCAAGGGAGCAGCTCGATATGGCTGACTACCTGACGCTGGATTACTACCTGGAGTGTGTGGGAGATATAGAGACGGCGCTTGCCCATTTCTGCAGTGAACAATCGACAGCACAGTGGAAACGTGTTGATCATGATGAAGATTTTCGTCCAAAGTATGCCGCCAGGGTGATCAGTCTGACGATAGAGGGGGAGCTTGAGGCTCTCAGCTATCCGGTCGTGCATTTCGAAACAGGCCCTATTCATGCATGCCGCGTCACTATTGCCCACCCGCATCGGAATTTTGGCGCCAAGCTGCCGAATCTGCTCACCGCTGTTTGTGGGGAGGGAGTTTTTTTTACTCCCGGTGTGCCGGTGGTGAAGCTGCTTGATATCGGTTTTCCGGAGGCTTATCTGAGGGCTTTTGATGGCCCCAAATTTGGTATTGATGGTATTCGTGATCTTCTTCAGGCCTATGACCGCCCGATTTTTTTCGGAGTAGTGAAGCCAAATATCGGACTCAGTCCAGCCAATTTTGCCGAGATTGCCTATCAGAGCTGGCTTGGAGGGCTTGATATTGCCAAGGATGACGAAATGCTTGCCGATGTTGACTGGTCTTCCCTGATTGAGCGATCCCGAGTACTGGGAGAGGCAAGAGCTCGGGCGGAAAAGGAGACCGGAGAGCCAAAAATTTATCTTGCAAATGTTACGGATGAGGTTGACCGACTTCTTGAGCAGCACGACATTGCCGTCAGCAATGGAGCGAATGCTTTGCTGATCAATGCTCTGCCGGTTGGACTCAGCGCTGTCAGAATGCTTGCCCGGCATACGAAGGTGCCACTTATTGGCCATTTTCCCTTTATTGCGGCTTTCAGCAGGATGGAAAAATATGGTGTCCATTCAAGGGTTATGACCAAACTTCAGCGCCTTGCCGGTCTTGATTCGATTATTATGCCCGGTTTTGGCAGCAGGATGATGACCCCTGAAGAGGAGGTAAAGGACAATATTGCCGAGTGTCTGCAGGAGTTTGGTCATATCAGGCGTTCGCTTCCCGTTCCAGGAGGCAGTGATTCAGCGCTTACGCTTGAAACCGTCTACCGGAAAGTGGGGAGTGTCGATTTTGGTTTTGTACCGGGTCGGGGGATTTTTGGCCATCCTATGGGCCCCAGAGCCGGAGCCATGAGTATCCGTCAGGCATGGGAGGCTATTGAGCAGGGTATCTCTCTTGAAACTTATGCTGTTGGCCGCCCTGAGCTTGAGGTGATGGTCGATGGGATAAACAGAAAAAAGTAA